From the genome of Planctomycetia bacterium:
CACCAACAATACAGACATCATTCACTTTCATGCAGATATTGTAATTGGATGCAGTGAAACAACGAGGAGGTACTCTACGATTCTCAGATAGAAACAAAAAAAGTCAGGGGTGTAGATACGCACCCCTGACTTCTACGTTTTTGCGGCTTGCCGAAGGCAACCCGTCGGTTTCCTGGGGCTTACCGCCTCTGGTTACCATTACTCAAGAGTCACCTCCTTTTCGGACTAGGCCTCCCCGCCCAGTGCAGGAACCAGTCTCACACCTGCGGGCTCTAGTCAATCGCACGACGTCCGTGCGATCCATTAATGAACCATACCCATCTGACTCACCAATGTCAATTTCGGTTCACGCATTTTTATACATCACAGATGCGGAAGCCTTGTGCTAACGATTGCAATGCATCACGGCGAGGAATAAATTCCTGACCCAGATAGCCTTCATAGCCAGTGGACAGTATGGCTTTGATGATGGCAGGATAATTCAACTCCTGCGATTCATCGATTTCTGCCCGACCAGGCACACCACCGGTGTGAATGTGACCAATGAACTCTTTATTCTTCCGGATGGTCTCGATCACATCACCTTCCATGATCTGCATGTGGTAGATGTCGTACAGCAGTTTGAATCGAGGCGAGCCAACTGCTTTGCAAAGTTTGACACCCCATTCGGTCTTGTCGTACATGTAGTCCTTGTGATCGCGTTTACTGTTGAGCCCTTCCATGACCAGGGTTATTTTCTTTTCTTCAGCAAATCCAATAATCTTTTTGAGTGCCTTGGCACAAGTCTGTAACCCCTCTTCATCGGAGACCGTTTGCCCCTTAATAGTACGATTGCCTGACATACAGATAACACTTGGACAGCCTTCAGCAGCAGCAAATTCAATACGTTCCCGGAGCTCTTTCAGAATCTTGCTGTGATTCTCTTCCCGATTCAAGCCGTTTACGATGTTTGCCCCACCGACTACGGCACAGGTTAAACCATGTTTCTTGATCTTCAGTATTTCATCTGGCAGAAGCAGTTCAATTGACTTGTAGCCGATTTTCACAGCCTCCTCGCAGAGCCTGGTCAAATCAATTTTGCCATAACACCAGCGGCAAATGGATTGCTTGATATGGTTTTTTCGATGGTGCTCCTGCATGGCTCGTGTCTGCGAAGGGGTGTACAGCAACGCGCCAGATGTCAGGGTAGCTGTTGTCGCCAATAACTCACGTCGATGAAGTTGCATGTCAAATTCTCGAAAAGTAAGGAGCAGTTCATCCCTCAGCATCATAACTTAACGAGTGACATAACGCATTCAAGAACTCTAAACTGTTGAGAATTATCATAATGCCCTGTTTAGGAGCACATATGTCGGCGGCTGGTGGGCCATTCCAGGCTCTTCTGGCAGCAAAGTCATTTGGGATGAGCGCCTGTCAATTATTCACCAAGAACAATAAGCAATGGTCTGCACCGCCTCTTTCGCCAGACTCCATTCAATCGTTTACCAACACCGTGCAGGAAACGGGAATCTCCTGCTCGATTTCCCATGCTTCTTATTTGATTAACCTGGCCAGTCGAGATGATGACTTGTGGGCAAAATCAGTTGCTGCTTTAACTGATGAATTGATTCGAGCAGATCAGTTAGGTTTGAAATATGTGGTTGTTCACCCAGGCACAGCGAGTGATGCGGAAGAAGAATTTGCTCTCAACCGAGTGTCAGCAGCAATAGACACTGTATTAGCCAATATACCCAAACTGAAAGCCAGGCTGCTCTTGGAAACGACTGCAGGACAGGGCAAAAGTGTTGGCCACACCTTTCAGCAACTGGGTCGGATGCTTAGTAAGGCCAGGAAAGGTAGAAATGTTGATATTTGCATTGATACCTGCCACATATTTGCAGCAGGGTATGCATTGTCCCCTCGTTCAGATTACCAGGAAACCATGAAGGAATTCGATGGCGAGATCGGCTTGGATCGATTAGCCATGCTGCACGTTAACGACAGTGTCAAAGGTCTTGGCAGCCGAGTGGATCGGCATGCACATTTGGGAATGGGAGCAATTGGGCTGGCTGGCTTAGAGAACATTCTTAGCGATGAGAGATTTTCCGAACTACCCAAGATCATGGAAACGCCTAAAGGCAAAAGTCCCGACGGGCCAGAATGGGATGAAATAAATTTGGAAATGATGCGTAAATTGTGTATCAGCAATTAGTTACGATCTTCGCCATATCTTCACAATTCGTTCAGTGAAACCATTGCAATGATTCGGATAATGATGTTACAGATACCCTGCTGGTGTCTGTCCCTGCACTCTGTACGATCATGGATCGATAAATGGAGTCATCGACTCCCACATTTTCAGGCTATCGCCGACAACGCAAAACCAGATTCTCAGTCCGGTTGGGTGAAATCCTTTCACGGATCATGATTACACTGGGTGGCATGGGAACCATCATTGCCATTGTGCTGGTGTGTGTTTTTCTTGTCTGGGTAGTGGTTCCGCTATTCCAAAGTGCAAAAGCTGAAGCAGAGCCTATCATTAGTCCACAATGGAAAAGTAAACCAATTGCAATGGGAATAGGCAGCGATCAGCAATTGGGATGGGTTTTGTTAGAGTCTGGGGAGTTATCTGTTTTCCGAGTAGATAACGGCCAAACGATTTCAACAACCCAGTTAATTTCGGGAAGCAAAATTACCGCAGTTTCTTCTCCAGATCGATCACCGCAATTGGCAGTGGGACTGCAGAATGGAACAGTTCAACTGGGGAAAGTAACTGTTGAATCGCGACTTCTCGATGAAAGCAGTTTACCAGCTACTGCCAAAACCCTGGGACAAAATGAGTCAGTTGTTCATGAAGGAGGGTTATTGCATCGGAATGCAACCAGTGGCGTAACCCGATACGAAGTGAAGGCTGCGTTCGATCCACCTGCAAAAGTTGCAGAAGGGCAACCTATTGTCAAAATTGATCTGTCGGTCAGAACAAATGGTCCGGTATTCTGTACTGTCGCAAACGATAGGATACTACGAATTAGTGAATTAGCCGAAACGAAAAATCTCATAACCGGAAAAATCAAAAAAGAACTTTTTAGCGGGCAAATAACAATACAACCTCCTGCCGGAATGGGTTTGCCAGAATATGCCTTGATGAATGGTGTGGGCGATAATGTTTACCTGATCTGGAAAAATGGTATTTTGCAGCGCATCAATGCCAAAAAAATCACTGACTTAGAGAAAGTAGAAGAAATAAATCTTGTGAATAGCGGTCAGGGTGTAACAGCTGTCCAATTCATGATCGGCAAAGCATCGCTGTTAATAGGCGACTCAAGTGGTGACATCAAAGCCTGGTTCCGCATCAGGCCTGAAGGATACACTCAAGGAGATGGTAGTAAACTCATCGCGGCACACCACATTGCTTCAACTGAGGGTGCAGTTCATGCATTGGCTGCTTCTGCGAGATCACGTGTATTCGCAGCGGCATATGCTAATGGTGTTGTCAAACTTTTTAATCTGACCAATGAACTGCATTTACTTGATCTGGACCAATCTCAGCACAATATTCCGCACCGATTGATATTTGCTCCCAAAGAAGATGGGCTCATTGCCCTTGGTGATCGAGGTTTATCTCGTTGGGGAATTCAACTGGGCTATCCTGAGATATCGTATACCTCATTGATCAGACCCATCTGGTATGAAGGCTATTCAACTCCGGAACATGTCTGGCAATCTTCAAGTGGTGATGATTCTTTTGAACCGAAGTTTGGTATGTGGCCTTTGATATTTGGCACATTGAAAGCCACTTTTTACTCACTGATTATTGGTGTACCACTTGCATTATGTGCAGCGATCTACACCAGAGAATTTCTGCATCCCAAGGTGCGTTCCGTCGTTAAACCCACGATTGAAGTCATGGCAAGTTTACCCAGTGTTGTACTTGGCTTTCTGGGTGCTTTGGTGATTGCACCATTTATCGAACATGTCATATCCACCATTATTATTGCCTTTCTCCTGGTACCTGTATGTTTCGCTCTGGCAGGATTTCTGTGGCATGCCTTTCCACAGAAATGGCAGCGTTGGCTTCATGGGTATAAGTGGATTTTCATCGTTCTGGTGCTTCCAGTTTCCTTATGGCTGTCAGTGACTGCTTCACCCTTAATCGAAAACATTCTGTTTGATGGAAATTTCAAGCAGTGGTTGCAGCAGAAAGATCATAAAAGTGCCAGCGGATGGTTTGTGCTTTTCATGCCACTGGCTGGGATTCTTTCGATTTTTGCGATGGATACCTTTATCAACCCTTTGATACGTCAGTTCGCAAAACGTTTGAGTGCTTCAAGAGAAGCGTACCTTAATTTGTTTAAATTTTTTGCTGGGGTTGCTTTCTCCTGCTGCCTGGCCTGGATGGCAGCGCAATTACTGGCATTTGTGGGGTGTGATCCACGCAATAGTTTTCTGGGAGTCTATGGGCAACGCAACGCATTAGTGGTGGGATTAATGATGGGTTTTGCCATCATTCCAATCATTTACACACTAGCAGAAGATGCGTTATCATCCGTCCCAGATCATCTTCGTTCCGCATCGCTAGGCTGTGGCGCAACGAATTGGCAGACTGCATCAAGAATTGTGATACCAACTGCCATGAGCGGGATTTTTTCTGCCATCATGGTGGGACTGGGACGAGCGGTTGGCGAAACCATGATTGTTCTGATGTCCGCCGGTAATACACCTGTGCTCGATCTGAATATTTTCAATGGATTTCGTACCCTCTCAGCCAACATTGCCGTGGAACTGCCTGAAGCAGTGCAGGGGAGCACTCACTATCGAACCTTGTTCCTTGCTGCCTTAGCCCTGTTTGTATTTACATTTCTGCTGAATACTATTGCAGAATCAATGCGGCAACGATTTAGAAAGAGGGCTTTCGAACTATGAGTTCTCTTACGGGAAATAAACCGATCAGTACTGCAGAGTTGCCTGCACTCATCCGAGCCAACAGCAGACGCACATCATCGATCCGTACATCCCAAATGGCTTATGGCCAGCCGTGGGTATGGTTGTTCGGTGGAACCCTGGTGATGTGTCTCGTGATGATTCTGGGTTTGCTCTACATCATCCTCCGTTACGGCCTGCCGACGTTCTGGCCTGCTCCCATAGTGGCCATAACTACTCTTGATGGCTCACGCATCATGGGTGAGGTTGTCAGGCAGGAAAGTTATCAACCCGATGAAAGTGCGTTAAATAAACTGACAGAAGCCACACGGCAATTGGCTACACATTATCTCAGGGATCACTATGGAGTTGCACAACGGGAATTGATCCGAACAGGCAACTACGACATTACTCAAACGCATCATCAATGGGTCAGCGATTTTGAAATGAAGCAGACCGAGTTGCCTCCATGGGCATTGTTGATCGAGCGCACGAATCAGGGTCGATTTTTCGGCATCCTCCAGAAATTCATCGATGGAACAGCAGTAATAACTGAAAAGCCCGAAGAAGCCTGGCGCTTGTTTCAGGAACATCATGATGCGATCGTGAAACTGGTGAAGCAAATTGAACATTTGAACAAGCAAGAACTCGGATTGTTGAACCATCGGGTCAAGAAAGCCGAGATTGCGGTGAAAGAACAGGAAATTCGATATGGTTTAGATTCGCAACAACGCGCCAAAGCACAAACGCAATATCAGGAAACCATCAAGCTGCAACAGGCCAGACAAAGTGAGATAAATCAGCAGTTGGTAGAACTTGGCGAAAAAAGTCATCGATATGCGATCGTCTGTCAAACAATTCAAGGTGTTGACAAGCAAATTAACCTGAGTGAGGTGGTACGAGCATTTCCAGCTAATCAGCTTGGTACTGCAGGAAAATGGGGCGTTTATCTCAGCCGTTGGAAAGAATTTATCTCAGACGATCCTCGTAATTCCAACACCGAAGGCGGCGTTTTTCCCTGCATCTGGGGAACACTGACCATGACCATTATCATGACTATTTTTGTGGTTCCTTTCGGCGTGTTGGCTGCGCTATATCTTCGTGAATATGCCAAGCCCGGACTCTTAGTCAGCACGAATCGAATAGCTGTCAATAACCTGGCTGGTGTGCCCAGTATTGTTTTCGGCGTATTTGGCTTGGGTTTCTTTTGTTACTTTCTGGGCGGAACGATTGATCAGTTGTTTTATCCTGCGAGCAAGGTCTTTGGCCCTACGTTTGGAACGGGTGGTTTGCTTTGGGCTTCATTAACCCTTGCCTTACTCACAGTCCCTGTGGTAATTGTTGCAACAGAAGAAGCGCTGGCAGCAGTGCCTCGATCCATGAGGGAAGGCTCATATGCATGTGGCGCTAGCAAATGGCAGACAATTCTACGTATCGTTCTGCCAAGAGCATTGCCAGGCATATTGACAGGCACCATCCTGGCCATGGCACGCGGAGCAGGCGAGGTTGCACCATTGATGCTGGTTGGTGCAATGAAGATTGCTCCAGAGCTTCCTGTGGATTCAGTCTTCCCTTACATTCATCCTGAACGCAGCTTTATGCACATGGGATTTCACATCTACGATGTTGGCTTTCAAAGCCCTGATAGTGAAGCCGCCAAGCCCATGGTGTTTACGACGACATTGTTATTGATTGTGCTGATAGCTTTTCTTAATCTCTCTGCCATGTGGTTACGAAATAGGCTTCGCCGAAAATACTTGGCTAATCAGTTCTAAGGTAGACCAATGCCAGTTACCACTATGCCAGCTGCTGCAAAACTGCCGACTTCCGGAACGAAGATGGTTACGGGCCGCATACAGGCTATAGTTAGTGGTGAACCCATAGAGACCACAGTACATCCTGAGCTGCAACGAGAAGACATTGTCTTGAACATAGATAAATTCAACCTGTTCTATGGCGAAAAACAGGCGCTCTACAATGTCAGTCTGGGAATTCCGCGAGGCAAGATCACAGCCTTGATTGGTCCGTCTGGGTGCGGCAAATCAACTCTCCTCCGCTCCGTCAATCGTCTGAACGATCTGATCGCAAACGTTCGCACGCAGGGTGACATGCGTCTGAATGGCGATTCTGTTTTTCATCGTTCTGTCGATGTAATCGAATTACGCAAGCGCATGGGCATGGTATTTCAAAAACCCAACCCGTTTCCCATGAGCATCTTTGAGAATGTCATTTATCCATTGAGAATCGATGGGGAGCGCAACAAAAAAGTACTTGAGGAAGTTTGTGAGAAAAGCCTGCGAGGGGCAGCTCTCTGGGATGAAGTGAAAGACCGTTTGAATGAAAGTGGACTGGCGCTTTCTGGTGGTCAGCAACAGCGATTATGCATTGCCAGAGCAATTGCTGCCGATCCTGAAGTGCTTTTGCTGGATGAACCCTGTTCTGCCTTGGATCCCATTGCCACGATCAAAATTGAAGATCTGATGCAACAATTACGCGGGCATTACACCATTCTGATCGTGACGCACAATATGCAGCAGGCAGCACGTACCAGCGACTACACTGCCTTTATGTATCTAGGAAGAGTTATCGAGTTTGGTGTCACCAGTCGCATTTTCACCTCTCCGTTAGTGGGTGATACCAACGATTACATTACAGGTCGCTTTGGATAGTTGATATTCTGGAGGATAGCCATCTTCAAGGTTATATCTCAATGTCGCCACGGCCATATGTTCTGCACGAAGCTACCTTTCGACAAACGTTGGAATTAAAGCCCAGGGTTGCTGTTCTGCCCTGGGGTGCTACCGAAGCCCATAACTGGCATCTGCCACACGGTACTGATACGATTGAAGCAACCGAGTTTGCAGTTCAGGCTGTAGCACATGCCTGTTCAAACAATGCTCCATGTATCGTGTTGCCCACTATTCCCTTTGGCAACAACAATACTCAGTTGACTCAGACTGCCACCATTACGATGCGAGGCAGTACTCAACAATTGGTGTTGCATGATGTATGCGATAGCCTTATCAGACAGAAGATCGACAGACTGGTTGTACTGAATTTTCATGGTGGCAACGATTTTAAATCGATGATCAGAGATGTCATGCTGGACATTCCCATCTTCATCGTACTGGTCAATGGTTATCAACTCGCTGCGGATCAACTGTCATCAATTTTGAAAGATGCCAGAATGGGGCATGCCGATGAATTTGAAACGTCATTGATGCTGCACCTTACTCCAGACTGGGTGATGCCGTTGGAACAAGCCGGTGAAGGTAGAACCGCTGTCAGCCAATTGCCAGTCTTGAGTTCAACACCAGGCGTATGGTGTCCTCGTGATTGGGCGACGCTTTCAAATGATACTGGTGATGGAAACCCCAAAGCCGCAACAGCAGCAAAAGGGAAGAAGTTGTTTTCCATAATGGTAAATCGATTGTCACAGTTATTGGTGGAAATAGCCAATGCTCAGGAAGGCCAGTTTCCTTACATCATCAGACGTTGGTAATGAACCGCATTGCTGCAGTCATTGACAGAAAGTCCCCAGTTTTATAAAGTTTCAATGTAATCTGAAAGTTGCGAATTGAGGGAAAGATCATGAACATGCCCTCGGCAGCGATGCAGGAGGCCATGGTGCGAGAGATTACTCCAGGGGAGACTGCCAACAGCCGTCCCGACAGTTTTATCTATGCTCCGATTGCCCAGGAACTGGAACAGGCTGAACAGATATTTCAATTAGAACTGGATACGCGTGCGCCCTATGTCAGCGATCTGATTACTCATTTGGGTCATTATCGTGGTAAGAGGCTACGACCCACGCTACTGCTTTTGACAGCCAAGGCATGTGGTGGTGTAAAATCCGAACATTTGAAACTTGCTGCGGTGGTAGAGATGATACACACCGCCACGCTGGTGCATGATGATGTGCTCGATTCAGCCGACATGCGTCGTCATGTTGCAACCATCAATGCACGCTGGGGCAACGCCAGCAGCGTGCTCCTGGGAGATATGCTATTCACCCATGCATTTCATCTCGCCAGTAAAACGGGCAGTGCCTATGCCTGCCAGATGATTGGCGAAGCAACCAATAAGGTGTGCGAAGGGGAACTCAGGCAGATTGGTGAGCAAGGTAATCTCAATCTCACAGAGGAAGATTACTACTCGATTATCGACGGCAAGACAGCAGCATTAACTGCCTGCTGCAGTGAATTGGGGGCGCATTTTGCAGGTTCCAATGCAGCAACTATTGCTGCCATGAAATCATTCGGTAGTCATCTGGGAATCGCATTCCAGGTTGCTGACGATGTACTTGATCTCATGGGCAATGAAAGTGTTGCGGGGAAATCACTCGGAACGGATGTTCTCCAAAAGAAACTGACTCTGCCGTTAATTCACCTGCTTCAGCAAGGTAGCTCGGCAAGTGATCAAGCAAAGGAAATACTTGAATCTCCTGATGCTGAAGGCATGCTTCAGTTAAGACAACTTCTGGAAGAATCCGATTCCATTCGCTACGCGCAACAGCAGGCTGAGCATCATGTTCAAAGAGCAAGAGAATTGCTACAGAAACTTCCACGATCATTATCGGCACAAACGCTGGATGCAATCATGCAGAGGATTATTCATCGTTCCAGTTAAACGAAAAAGCCTTCATGGTGAGCGATGAAGGCTTCTTGAAGTATTCTTTAAATCAATCATCAAGTCCATCGGTTGTTGCGGCAAGAGACAAATCTACTTCATCTTCTCGTGTGCCAACATTCCCCGTGCTGTCCAGGAAAATCTTTTCCTGCAGGATTTCCTGAATGACGATCTGCATACGTTCACCACCGCGTACTTCCACCAGAGGCCTGGCGCCGGCACTGAGCATGGTCAATCGCTTTTGGATCAGGGTAGACAGCTTAAATCGTCCACCAACCTTATTCACAATCGCTTCTTCCTTCAGTTCATCTATCATCGATCAATGTCTCCTTCTGTTTCAGACTATTTCATCATATGGTTGTAAGCTTAGGTTGGCTTTTTTTGCCTAAACTGTTGATCAGATTACGGAAGTCACGAACAGCTTCAGACAGATCATCGTTAATGATCTGAAACTCGTATTGTTGAGTTCCAATGGCAATTTCATTTAGTGCAGATTCCAGCCGTTTTTCAAGGGAATCTTTCTTATCGGTATTACGCGATCGCAATCGTCGCTCATATTCCTTAGGTGTTGATGCTCGCAGAAAGACCATCACACAGCCTGGCATCTGCTCCTTGATTTGTATGCCACCTTGCACATCTATTTCCAACAATACATTGATGCCTTGGGATAAATAAGGATCGACTTCAGACCGCAAGGTTCCATAGTGATGGCCATACACTTTGGCATGTTCGAGAAACAAATCGGCGTGAATTGCATCAAGGAACTTCTCG
Proteins encoded in this window:
- a CDS encoding TIM barrel protein gives rise to the protein MQLHRRELLATTATLTSGALLYTPSQTRAMQEHHRKNHIKQSICRWCYGKIDLTRLCEEAVKIGYKSIELLLPDEILKIKKHGLTCAVVGGANIVNGLNREENHSKILKELRERIEFAAAEGCPSVICMSGNRTIKGQTVSDEEGLQTCAKALKKIIGFAEEKKITLVMEGLNSKRDHKDYMYDKTEWGVKLCKAVGSPRFKLLYDIYHMQIMEGDVIETIRKNKEFIGHIHTGGVPGRAEIDESQELNYPAIIKAILSTGYEGYLGQEFIPRRDALQSLAQGFRICDV
- a CDS encoding deoxyribonuclease IV — protein: MPCLGAHMSAAGGPFQALLAAKSFGMSACQLFTKNNKQWSAPPLSPDSIQSFTNTVQETGISCSISHASYLINLASRDDDLWAKSVAALTDELIRADQLGLKYVVVHPGTASDAEEEFALNRVSAAIDTVLANIPKLKARLLLETTAGQGKSVGHTFQQLGRMLSKARKGRNVDICIDTCHIFAAGYALSPRSDYQETMKEFDGEIGLDRLAMLHVNDSVKGLGSRVDRHAHLGMGAIGLAGLENILSDERFSELPKIMETPKGKSPDGPEWDEINLEMMRKLCISN
- a CDS encoding ABC transporter permease subunit is translated as MGLPEYALMNGVGDNVYLIWKNGILQRINAKKITDLEKVEEINLVNSGQGVTAVQFMIGKASLLIGDSSGDIKAWFRIRPEGYTQGDGSKLIAAHHIASTEGAVHALAASARSRVFAAAYANGVVKLFNLTNELHLLDLDQSQHNIPHRLIFAPKEDGLIALGDRGLSRWGIQLGYPEISYTSLIRPIWYEGYSTPEHVWQSSSGDDSFEPKFGMWPLIFGTLKATFYSLIIGVPLALCAAIYTREFLHPKVRSVVKPTIEVMASLPSVVLGFLGALVIAPFIEHVISTIIIAFLLVPVCFALAGFLWHAFPQKWQRWLHGYKWIFIVLVLPVSLWLSVTASPLIENILFDGNFKQWLQQKDHKSASGWFVLFMPLAGILSIFAMDTFINPLIRQFAKRLSASREAYLNLFKFFAGVAFSCCLAWMAAQLLAFVGCDPRNSFLGVYGQRNALVVGLMMGFAIIPIIYTLAEDALSSVPDHLRSASLGCGATNWQTASRIVIPTAMSGIFSAIMVGLGRAVGETMIVLMSAGNTPVLDLNIFNGFRTLSANIAVELPEAVQGSTHYRTLFLAALALFVFTFLLNTIAESMRQRFRKRAFEL
- the pstA gene encoding phosphate ABC transporter permease PstA, translating into MAYGQPWVWLFGGTLVMCLVMILGLLYIILRYGLPTFWPAPIVAITTLDGSRIMGEVVRQESYQPDESALNKLTEATRQLATHYLRDHYGVAQRELIRTGNYDITQTHHQWVSDFEMKQTELPPWALLIERTNQGRFFGILQKFIDGTAVITEKPEEAWRLFQEHHDAIVKLVKQIEHLNKQELGLLNHRVKKAEIAVKEQEIRYGLDSQQRAKAQTQYQETIKLQQARQSEINQQLVELGEKSHRYAIVCQTIQGVDKQINLSEVVRAFPANQLGTAGKWGVYLSRWKEFISDDPRNSNTEGGVFPCIWGTLTMTIIMTIFVVPFGVLAALYLREYAKPGLLVSTNRIAVNNLAGVPSIVFGVFGLGFFCYFLGGTIDQLFYPASKVFGPTFGTGGLLWASLTLALLTVPVVIVATEEALAAVPRSMREGSYACGASKWQTILRIVLPRALPGILTGTILAMARGAGEVAPLMLVGAMKIAPELPVDSVFPYIHPERSFMHMGFHIYDVGFQSPDSEAAKPMVFTTTLLLIVLIAFLNLSAMWLRNRLRRKYLANQF
- the pstB gene encoding phosphate ABC transporter ATP-binding protein — protein: MVTGRIQAIVSGEPIETTVHPELQREDIVLNIDKFNLFYGEKQALYNVSLGIPRGKITALIGPSGCGKSTLLRSVNRLNDLIANVRTQGDMRLNGDSVFHRSVDVIELRKRMGMVFQKPNPFPMSIFENVIYPLRIDGERNKKVLEEVCEKSLRGAALWDEVKDRLNESGLALSGGQQQRLCIARAIAADPEVLLLDEPCSALDPIATIKIEDLMQQLRGHYTILIVTHNMQQAARTSDYTAFMYLGRVIEFGVTSRIFTSPLVGDTNDYITGRFG
- a CDS encoding creatininase family protein, yielding MSPRPYVLHEATFRQTLELKPRVAVLPWGATEAHNWHLPHGTDTIEATEFAVQAVAHACSNNAPCIVLPTIPFGNNNTQLTQTATITMRGSTQQLVLHDVCDSLIRQKIDRLVVLNFHGGNDFKSMIRDVMLDIPIFIVLVNGYQLAADQLSSILKDARMGHADEFETSLMLHLTPDWVMPLEQAGEGRTAVSQLPVLSSTPGVWCPRDWATLSNDTGDGNPKAATAAKGKKLFSIMVNRLSQLLVEIANAQEGQFPYIIRRW
- a CDS encoding polyprenyl synthetase family protein, whose amino-acid sequence is MVREITPGETANSRPDSFIYAPIAQELEQAEQIFQLELDTRAPYVSDLITHLGHYRGKRLRPTLLLLTAKACGGVKSEHLKLAAVVEMIHTATLVHDDVLDSADMRRHVATINARWGNASSVLLGDMLFTHAFHLASKTGSAYACQMIGEATNKVCEGELRQIGEQGNLNLTEEDYYSIIDGKTAALTACCSELGAHFAGSNAATIAAMKSFGSHLGIAFQVADDVLDLMGNESVAGKSLGTDVLQKKLTLPLIHLLQQGSSASDQAKEILESPDAEGMLQLRQLLEESDSIRYAQQQAEHHVQRARELLQKLPRSLSAQTLDAIMQRIIHRSS
- a CDS encoding DNA-directed RNA polymerase subunit omega, whose translation is MIDELKEEAIVNKVGGRFKLSTLIQKRLTMLSAGARPLVEVRGGERMQIVIQEILQEKIFLDSTGNVGTREDEVDLSLAATTDGLDD
- the gmk gene encoding guanylate kinase, coding for MSSNAPSQSSPGRLIVLSGPSGSGKTTLIREALTTGDLPLRLAISATTREARPNEIDGVHYHFWTSEKFLDAIHADLFLEHAKVYGHHYGTLRSEVDPYLSQGINVLLEIDVQGGIQIKEQMPGCVMVFLRASTPKEYERRLRSRNTDKKDSLEKRLESALNEIAIGTQQYEFQIINDDLSEAVRDFRNLINSLGKKSQPKLTTI